One Vibrio penaeicida DNA segment encodes these proteins:
- the atpH gene encoding F0F1 ATP synthase subunit delta — MSDLTTIARPYAKAAFDFAVEKDALDQWGQMLTFAAEVAKNDDVADLLDGSMTAEKLSELFIAICGEQFDEYGQNLIKVLAQNGRLKALPEVCSGYFALKREHEKEIEVDVISATDLSEEQQADISSKLEKRLERKVKLNCSIDETLLGGVIIRAGDLVIDNSARGRLNRLSDALQS, encoded by the coding sequence ATGTCTGATTTGACTACAATCGCACGCCCCTATGCTAAAGCAGCTTTTGACTTTGCTGTTGAGAAAGACGCTCTGGACCAATGGGGACAGATGCTGACTTTCGCAGCAGAAGTCGCAAAAAATGATGATGTTGCTGACTTGCTAGACGGGTCAATGACAGCTGAAAAGCTTTCTGAGCTTTTTATCGCGATTTGCGGCGAGCAGTTTGATGAATATGGTCAAAACCTAATTAAGGTATTGGCTCAGAATGGTCGCTTAAAGGCCCTTCCTGAAGTCTGTAGTGGTTACTTCGCTCTTAAACGAGAGCATGAGAAAGAAATCGAAGTTGATGTTATTTCAGCAACCGATCTTTCTGAAGAACAACAAGCAGATATCAGCAGCAAACTTGAAAAACGCCTAGAGCGCAAAGTAAAGCTGAATTGCAGCATAGATGAGACCCTACTTGGTGGGGTTATAATTCGAGCCGGAGACCTAGTCATTGATAACTCAGCGCGTGGACGTTTGAACCGCCTGAGCGATGCATTGCAGTCTTGA
- the atpF gene encoding F0F1 ATP synthase subunit B, with protein sequence MNMNATLLGQAISFALFVWFCMKYVWPPIMQAIEERQKKIADGLQAAERAAKDLDLAQANASDQLKEAKRTATEIIDQANKRKSQILDEAREDALAERHKILTQAEAEVEAERNRARDDLRKQVATLAVAGAEKILERSIDDAAHKDILDNITAKL encoded by the coding sequence GTGAATATGAACGCAACTCTGCTAGGTCAAGCAATCTCGTTCGCACTATTTGTGTGGTTCTGCATGAAGTATGTATGGCCGCCAATTATGCAAGCGATTGAAGAGCGTCAGAAGAAAATTGCTGACGGTCTACAAGCGGCTGAACGTGCTGCTAAAGACTTGGATCTAGCACAAGCCAATGCTTCTGATCAACTTAAAGAAGCTAAGCGCACAGCAACTGAGATCATCGACCAAGCGAACAAGCGTAAGTCTCAAATTCTGGATGAAGCTCGTGAAGATGCTTTGGCTGAACGCCATAAAATCTTGACTCAAGCAGAAGCAGAAGTTGAAGCAGAACGCAACCGCGCGCGCGATGACCTGCGCAAACAAGTTGCTACTCTGGCTGTAGCTGGTGCTGAGAAAATCCTAGAGCGCTCTATCGATGATGCAGCGCACAAAGATATTCTTGACAACATTACTGCAAAACTTTAA
- the atpE gene encoding F0F1 ATP synthase subunit C yields the protein METVLSFSAIAVAIIVGLCAVGTAIGFAILGGKFLEGAARQPEMAPMLQVKMFIIAGLLDAVPMIGIVIALLFTFANPFVGQLAG from the coding sequence ATGGAAACTGTATTAAGCTTCTCAGCAATCGCAGTAGCAATCATCGTAGGTCTATGTGCAGTTGGTACTGCAATTGGCTTCGCAATTCTGGGTGGTAAATTCCTTGAAGGTGCAGCACGTCAACCTGAAATGGCGCCAATGCTTCAAGTTAAGATGTTCATCATCGCTGGTCTATTGGATGCGGTTCCAATGATCGGTATCGTAATCGCGCTGCTATTCACTTTCGCAAACCCATTCGTTGGTCAATTAGCTGGTTAA
- the atpB gene encoding F0F1 ATP synthase subunit A yields MAAPGEALTASGYITHHLTHLSTYKLGLVAEETSFWNIHIDSLLFSWITGLIFLGVFYKVAKKSTVGVPGKLQCFVEMIVEFVAENVKDTFHGRNPLIAPLALTIFCWVFLMNLMDLVPIDFLPYPAEHWLGIPYLKIVPSADANITMGMAIGVFALMIFYSIKVKGLGGFAKELALHPFNHWSMIPFNLLIEVVSLLAKPLSLGMRLFGNMFAGEVVFILCAAMLPWFLQWMGSLPWAIFHILVITIQAFVFMMLTIVYMSMAHEDNDH; encoded by the coding sequence ATGGCTGCGCCAGGTGAAGCGCTAACAGCTTCCGGTTACATCACTCACCACCTTACTCACCTTTCAACTTACAAGTTGGGGTTAGTGGCGGAAGAGACGAGTTTCTGGAACATACACATCGATAGCCTGTTGTTTTCTTGGATCACTGGTTTGATATTCTTAGGAGTATTTTACAAAGTAGCTAAGAAGTCGACAGTAGGTGTGCCGGGTAAGCTTCAATGTTTTGTTGAAATGATCGTAGAATTTGTCGCGGAAAACGTCAAAGATACGTTCCATGGACGCAACCCGTTGATAGCCCCTCTCGCACTGACTATCTTTTGTTGGGTATTTTTAATGAACTTGATGGACTTAGTTCCAATCGATTTCTTACCATATCCAGCAGAGCATTGGCTAGGTATTCCTTACCTTAAGATAGTACCGTCTGCTGATGCGAACATCACCATGGGGATGGCTATAGGCGTATTTGCTTTGATGATTTTTTACAGCATCAAAGTGAAAGGTCTAGGTGGGTTTGCTAAAGAATTGGCATTACATCCATTTAATCACTGGAGCATGATTCCATTTAACCTACTGATTGAAGTGGTATCGCTATTGGCGAAACCTCTATCTCTTGGTATGCGTTTGTTTGGTAACATGTTTGCAGGTGAGGTTGTATTCATTCTTTGTGCAGCAATGCTACCATGGTTCCTTCAATGGATGGGTTCACTGCCGTGGGCAATTTTCCATATTCTGGTAATCACGATTCAAGCATTCGTGTTCATGATGTTGACTATCGTCTACATGTCCATGGCACACGAAGACAATGATCATTAA
- a CDS encoding F0F1 ATP synthase subunit I yields the protein MIAALARPGRELAKQLLLIQVGAVMFVAAGTTIAVDVEWGISALIGGSIFVVANAVFAMCAFLFVGARAAKFVAASFYTGEALKILITVVLFSVAYMYMQVELVPLKLTYLLVLGINIFAPALFINNKK from the coding sequence ATGATAGCGGCGTTAGCTAGACCAGGACGAGAGCTTGCCAAGCAATTGTTATTGATCCAGGTTGGCGCGGTTATGTTTGTCGCAGCAGGAACAACGATTGCTGTAGATGTTGAATGGGGAATATCAGCGCTGATAGGTGGTAGCATCTTTGTTGTTGCCAATGCCGTTTTCGCAATGTGTGCATTCTTGTTTGTTGGAGCGCGAGCAGCTAAATTTGTCGCCGCTTCCTTCTACACGGGTGAAGCTCTGAAAATCCTCATTACAGTCGTGTTGTTCTCTGTTGCTTACATGTATATGCAGGTGGAACTCGTTCCCCTGAAACTAACCTATTTGCTGGTATTAGGGATTAACATCTTTGCGCCAGCGCTATTCATTAACAACAAAAAATAG
- a CDS encoding ParB/RepB/Spo0J family partition protein → MSKRGLGKGLDALLATSSMAREKQQTINHSQSLSSEGELKDLSVAQLQAGVYQPRKEMEPEALSELAASIQSQGIIQPIVVRQVGEQQYEIIAGERRWRAAKQAGLKQVPCLVKKVQDRAAVAMALIENIQREDLNAIEEAQALERLQDEFELTHQQVAEVIGKSRTTVSNLLRLNQLNGDVKRFVQTGKLEMGHARALLSVEQDDQFDIAETVIAKKLNVRQTEQLVKKHLSPQVDSKKAKNDPEAQALSERLSEKLGSQVSIVRSSNGKAKLTISLDEPHKLEQLVAILEG, encoded by the coding sequence ATGTCCAAACGCGGCTTAGGAAAAGGCCTCGATGCGTTGCTTGCGACCAGTTCAATGGCGAGAGAAAAGCAACAGACAATCAACCACAGTCAGTCTTTGTCCTCAGAAGGGGAATTGAAAGATTTGTCAGTGGCACAATTGCAGGCAGGCGTATATCAGCCACGTAAAGAGATGGAACCAGAAGCATTGAGCGAACTGGCGGCATCCATCCAATCTCAAGGCATCATCCAACCAATAGTTGTCAGACAAGTGGGTGAGCAACAATACGAAATTATCGCGGGTGAGCGTCGCTGGCGAGCAGCGAAACAGGCCGGTCTGAAACAAGTACCTTGCCTAGTGAAAAAGGTACAAGATCGCGCAGCTGTCGCCATGGCACTGATTGAAAATATCCAACGTGAAGATTTAAATGCGATTGAAGAAGCTCAAGCTCTAGAGCGATTACAAGACGAATTTGAACTCACACACCAGCAGGTCGCAGAGGTTATTGGTAAATCTCGCACCACCGTTTCTAACCTATTAAGGCTGAACCAGTTAAATGGGGATGTGAAGCGATTTGTTCAAACTGGAAAGCTTGAAATGGGACATGCACGTGCTCTGCTTTCGGTTGAACAAGACGACCAATTTGATATCGCTGAAACGGTTATTGCGAAGAAACTTAATGTTCGCCAAACCGAGCAGTTAGTGAAAAAACACCTTTCACCACAAGTTGACAGCAAAAAAGCTAAAAATGACCCTGAAGCGCAAGCTTTATCGGAAAGATTGAGTGAAAAATTAGGCTCTCAAGTGTCAATTGTTCGTTCTTCGAATGGCAAGGCAAAACTGACCATAAGTCTTGATGAACCTCACAAATTGGAGCAACTCGTTGCAATATTGGAAGGTTAA
- a CDS encoding ParA family protein: MGRIISIANQKGGVGKTTTCVNLAASMAATKRKVLVIDLDPQGNATMASGVDKYSVDASAYDLLVEDTHFDDVVVSKTSGGFDLIAANGDVTAAEIKLMEVFAREMRLKNALATVCDNYDFIFIDCPPSLNLLTINAMAASDSVLVPMQCEYFALEGLTALMDTISKLAAVVNEDLKIEGLLRTMYDPRNRLSNEVSDQLKKHFGDKVYRTVIPRNVRLAEAPSHGKPAMYYDKYSAGAKAYLALAGEMLRREEMPA, from the coding sequence GTGGGAAGAATCATTTCAATTGCCAACCAGAAAGGTGGTGTGGGCAAAACCACAACGTGTGTCAATTTGGCTGCTTCTATGGCAGCGACAAAACGAAAAGTACTGGTAATTGATCTTGATCCACAAGGCAATGCGACCATGGCGAGCGGCGTAGATAAATACTCTGTTGACGCCTCCGCGTATGATTTGTTGGTCGAAGATACGCATTTTGACGATGTGGTGGTTAGCAAAACGTCTGGTGGCTTTGATCTCATTGCTGCGAACGGTGATGTTACCGCGGCGGAAATTAAACTGATGGAAGTGTTTGCTCGTGAAATGCGTTTAAAGAATGCGTTGGCCACGGTCTGTGACAACTATGATTTCATCTTTATCGATTGCCCACCTTCATTAAACCTCCTTACAATCAATGCGATGGCGGCTTCTGATTCTGTCTTAGTACCGATGCAATGTGAGTATTTTGCGTTGGAAGGCTTAACAGCATTGATGGATACCATTAGCAAGCTAGCAGCTGTCGTTAACGAAGATTTGAAAATAGAAGGTTTGCTCCGAACGATGTATGACCCACGCAATCGTTTGTCAAATGAAGTATCAGATCAACTGAAAAAGCATTTTGGTGACAAAGTATATAGAACCGTCATCCCTAGAAATGTTCGATTGGCAGAAGCCCCAAGCCATGGTAAACCTGCAATGTATTACGACAAATATTCCGCTGGAGCTAAAGCTTATCTTGCTTTGGCTGGCGAAATGCTTCGTCGTGAAGAAATGCCTGCATAA
- the rsmG gene encoding 16S rRNA (guanine(527)-N(7))-methyltransferase RsmG produces MEALRIKLDALLEETSLVVSDTQKAQLVGYVTLLDKWNKAYNLTSVRDPLEMIVKHIMDSIVVSAHLEGERFIDVGTGPGLPGIPLAIMNPEKSFTLLDSLGKRIRFIKQVLHELKIENVTPVQSRVEEFQPEIGFDGVLSRAFASVLDMVEWCQHLPKPESGVFLALKGVKPESELAQLPDWCSVIDIKALNVPELEGERHLVILSRKG; encoded by the coding sequence GTGGAAGCGTTAAGAATCAAACTGGATGCGTTGTTAGAAGAAACCTCATTGGTCGTTTCAGATACACAAAAAGCACAGTTGGTTGGTTATGTCACACTGCTCGACAAATGGAATAAAGCGTACAATTTGACGTCCGTTCGAGATCCACTAGAAATGATCGTGAAACACATCATGGATAGTATCGTTGTCAGCGCTCATCTTGAAGGTGAGCGTTTTATCGATGTTGGCACGGGACCGGGTTTACCAGGCATTCCATTGGCCATCATGAATCCTGAAAAATCTTTTACGCTGCTTGATAGCCTAGGTAAGCGCATTAGGTTTATAAAACAGGTTCTTCATGAGCTGAAAATCGAAAATGTCACCCCTGTGCAAAGTCGAGTGGAAGAATTCCAGCCTGAAATTGGCTTCGATGGGGTACTAAGTCGTGCGTTTGCTTCGGTTTTAGACATGGTAGAGTGGTGTCAACATTTACCAAAACCAGAATCCGGCGTATTTTTAGCACTGAAAGGGGTAAAACCTGAATCAGAGCTTGCTCAGCTTCCGGACTGGTGTTCTGTGATCGACATCAAAGCTTTGAATGTTCCAGAGCTTGAAGGTGAGCGACATCTTGTAATCTTATCGCGCAAGGGATAA
- the mnmG gene encoding tRNA uridine-5-carboxymethylaminomethyl(34) synthesis enzyme MnmG has product MLYHETFDVIVVGGGHAGTEAALASARTGQRTLLLTHNIDTLGQMSCNPAIGGIGKGHLVKEVDALGGLMAQAIDHAGIQFRTLNASKGPAVRATRAQADRALYKAFVRHALENQPDLTLFQQSVDDIIVENDRVTGVVTQMGLKFKADAVVLTVGTFLGGKIHIGMENFSGGRAGDPPSIALADRLREMPFRVDRLKTGTPPRIDARTVDFSELDVQHGDDPTPVFSFMGNRSQHPTQIPCFITHTNEKTHDVIRQNLDRSPMYAGVIEGIGPRYCPSIEDKVMRFADKNSHQIFIEPEGLTTHELYPNGISTSLPFDVQVEIVHSMKGFENAHIVRPGYAIEYDFFDPRDLKPNYETKFINGLFFAGQINGTTGYEEAAAQGLMAGLNASLQTQGKEGWNPRRDQAYVGVLIDDLSTMGTKEPYRMFTSRAEYRLLLREDNADLRLTEKGRELGLVCDARWARFNEKVDNMERERQRLKDTWMNPKSTGIDALNALLKTPMSREASGEDLLRRPELNYEQLTQLDAFSPALEDSQAAEQVEIQVKYEGYIQRQKDEIEKSLRHENTEIPSDFDYSTVKGLSNEVVAKLSDAKPLTIGIASRISGITPAAISILLVYLKKSGQLKKGAA; this is encoded by the coding sequence ATGCTTTATCACGAAACTTTTGACGTCATTGTTGTTGGTGGCGGACATGCAGGAACGGAAGCCGCACTCGCATCAGCTCGTACGGGTCAGCGTACCCTGTTACTCACTCACAACATTGATACCCTAGGGCAAATGTCTTGCAACCCCGCTATTGGTGGAATAGGCAAAGGGCATTTGGTCAAAGAAGTGGATGCTCTGGGTGGATTAATGGCACAAGCCATTGATCATGCAGGTATTCAATTTCGTACTCTAAACGCGTCAAAAGGTCCTGCTGTTCGGGCAACTCGAGCGCAAGCGGATCGTGCTCTGTACAAAGCATTTGTTCGTCACGCACTTGAAAATCAACCCGATCTAACGCTCTTTCAACAATCGGTGGATGACATTATTGTTGAAAATGATCGAGTGACTGGTGTAGTGACTCAAATGGGGCTGAAATTCAAAGCTGATGCTGTTGTATTGACCGTAGGAACGTTTTTAGGGGGCAAGATACATATTGGGATGGAAAACTTCTCTGGAGGTCGTGCAGGCGATCCTCCTTCGATAGCATTGGCTGATCGTTTGAGAGAAATGCCTTTCCGGGTTGATCGCTTAAAAACGGGAACACCTCCTCGTATCGATGCTCGCACGGTCGATTTTAGTGAGCTTGATGTTCAGCATGGAGATGATCCAACCCCCGTATTTTCATTCATGGGTAATCGATCGCAGCATCCAACACAGATTCCATGCTTTATCACTCATACCAATGAGAAAACGCATGACGTGATCCGACAGAACCTCGATCGCAGCCCAATGTATGCAGGTGTTATTGAGGGGATCGGTCCTCGATACTGTCCATCGATCGAAGATAAAGTGATGCGGTTTGCTGACAAAAATAGCCACCAGATCTTTATCGAGCCAGAAGGTCTTACCACGCACGAGTTATACCCTAATGGGATCTCTACAAGTTTGCCATTTGACGTTCAGGTTGAGATTGTTCATTCAATGAAAGGGTTTGAGAACGCACATATTGTCCGCCCTGGCTATGCCATTGAGTACGATTTCTTTGACCCAAGGGACTTAAAACCAAACTACGAAACCAAATTTATTAATGGCTTGTTCTTTGCCGGACAAATTAACGGCACAACAGGCTACGAAGAGGCGGCAGCTCAAGGGCTAATGGCCGGATTGAATGCCAGCTTACAAACCCAAGGAAAAGAGGGTTGGAACCCTCGTCGTGATCAGGCGTATGTTGGCGTGTTGATCGACGATCTTTCTACAATGGGCACTAAAGAACCTTACCGCATGTTTACCTCTCGCGCGGAATATCGACTGTTACTTCGTGAAGACAATGCTGATCTTCGATTAACCGAAAAAGGTCGTGAGTTAGGGTTGGTTTGCGATGCTCGTTGGGCGCGTTTCAACGAGAAAGTGGATAACATGGAGCGTGAGCGTCAACGTTTAAAAGATACGTGGATGAATCCTAAGTCCACAGGAATTGATGCTCTTAATGCTCTGCTAAAAACACCTATGTCGCGTGAAGCCAGCGGTGAAGATTTGCTTCGCCGTCCGGAATTGAATTACGAGCAATTAACGCAGTTGGATGCGTTTTCTCCTGCGTTAGAAGATTCTCAAGCCGCGGAACAAGTTGAAATTCAGGTCAAATACGAAGGCTATATTCAACGTCAGAAAGACGAGATTGAAAAGTCACTTCGTCATGAAAATACGGAGATCCCTTCTGATTTTGATTACTCAACGGTGAAAGGCCTCTCTAACGAAGTGGTCGCAAAACTGTCTGATGCTAAACCATTGACCATTGGGATCGCGTCTCGTATTTCAGGGATCACCCCTGCTGCTATTTCTATCTTACTGGTTTACCTAAAGAAAAGTGGGCAACTGAAGAAAGGAGCAGCCTAG
- the mioC gene encoding FMN-binding protein MioC: MIHIMTGSTLGGAEYVGDHLSDLLREKGHETTIYNEPKLEEIPANGTWLLITSTHGAGEYPDNIQPFIEALQNTPPKMAEVKFAVVAIGDSSYDTFCAAGKHAYALLEDIGGTPITDCFTINILENPVPEDAAEEWLQEHITKF, encoded by the coding sequence ATGATCCACATTATGACCGGCAGTACTCTCGGTGGAGCTGAATATGTTGGTGACCACCTTAGTGATCTACTTAGAGAGAAAGGTCACGAAACGACCATTTATAATGAACCTAAGCTCGAAGAGATCCCCGCTAACGGGACTTGGCTTCTGATTACATCCACTCACGGTGCTGGTGAATACCCAGATAACATTCAACCGTTCATCGAAGCTCTTCAAAACACCCCTCCTAAAATGGCAGAGGTTAAGTTTGCGGTGGTTGCGATTGGAGACTCTAGCTACGATACCTTCTGTGCAGCAGGGAAACATGCCTATGCACTTCTCGAAGACATCGGGGGCACTCCGATAACGGATTGCTTTACGATCAATATTCTAGAAAACCCTGTTCCCGAAGACGCAGCCGAAGAATGGCTGCAAGAACACATCACAAAGTTCTAG
- a CDS encoding energy transducer TonB — MNLLAGDKTTNSHSSSWLVCGVIASIALHLGAATAYLWTPSFDFTPPPAASPISVSLVAPLAAPTEQNNDAQQASAQQSEQSLKSTTNQHDPKLVVPKPPLIAEKAPDPSDLPEYKETKAPKKIPETQKSALPDKTVPLEQVRLKAEQPKPVPKKEKEEESEKPQASSPSQMASTPSIEAPIKAANASAPKQGKTSQHEKAAKLQWQQLLHAHLEREKRYPRKAKRLRKQGMPVIRFTMDREGNVLDVILIRSSGTQSLDQEAIDLVFRAQPLIKPPSSVSGLKLSLTVPINFSF, encoded by the coding sequence GTGAACCTACTGGCCGGCGACAAAACGACAAACAGCCACAGTTCTTCTTGGTTAGTATGTGGCGTGATAGCAAGTATCGCACTTCATCTTGGTGCCGCTACAGCCTATTTATGGACACCGAGTTTTGACTTCACTCCACCACCTGCTGCCTCCCCTATTTCAGTCTCTCTGGTTGCGCCCCTCGCCGCCCCTACAGAACAAAATAATGACGCGCAGCAAGCCAGTGCCCAGCAATCGGAGCAATCTTTAAAATCGACAACGAATCAGCACGATCCAAAACTCGTAGTACCGAAACCACCTCTAATTGCTGAAAAAGCACCTGATCCTTCAGATTTACCAGAATACAAAGAAACCAAAGCTCCCAAGAAAATACCAGAAACACAAAAATCAGCGTTGCCTGACAAAACAGTGCCTTTAGAACAAGTGCGACTAAAAGCTGAGCAACCAAAACCGGTGCCAAAAAAAGAGAAAGAAGAAGAAAGTGAGAAGCCACAGGCTTCGTCTCCTTCGCAAATGGCGTCAACACCAAGCATCGAAGCGCCAATAAAAGCGGCAAATGCTTCCGCCCCAAAACAAGGCAAAACCAGCCAGCATGAGAAAGCCGCAAAGCTTCAGTGGCAACAGTTGCTTCACGCTCACTTAGAAAGAGAAAAGCGATACCCAAGGAAAGCCAAGCGTTTACGCAAACAAGGTATGCCAGTGATCCGATTCACAATGGATCGAGAAGGAAACGTGTTAGATGTCATCCTAATAAGAAGCTCAGGAACCCAATCACTGGATCAAGAAGCCATCGATCTTGTATTTCGAGCCCAACCGCTGATCAAACCACCCAGTTCGGTTTCAGGCCTTAAACTCTCTTTAACGGTCCCGATCAATTTTTCTTTCTAG
- a CDS encoding biopolymer transporter ExbD — protein sequence MAFKTSQSGEDMAENHEINVTPFVDVMLVLLIIVMVAAPLATVNVPVDLPTSSASPTPMKDDPVYLTIQKNLTIVIGESNTVDLANLTTALKTSLPDNEQRIYLRADKALVYQDLLKVMNKLAAAGYTQIALVGLEQPKRDDP from the coding sequence ATGGCATTTAAAACCAGTCAATCCGGCGAGGACATGGCAGAAAACCACGAAATTAATGTCACGCCTTTTGTTGATGTGATGTTGGTGCTTCTCATCATTGTGATGGTTGCCGCGCCGCTGGCAACCGTGAATGTTCCCGTAGACTTACCCACTTCATCTGCTAGCCCAACCCCAATGAAGGACGATCCTGTCTACCTGACGATTCAAAAAAATTTAACGATCGTGATCGGTGAAAGTAATACCGTGGATTTAGCGAACCTAACCACGGCCTTAAAAACAAGCCTGCCAGACAACGAGCAGAGGATTTATCTCAGAGCAGATAAAGCGCTGGTGTATCAAGATCTTCTTAAGGTAATGAACAAACTGGCAGCGGCTGGCTATACGCAAATTGCTTTAGTGGGGCTAGAGCAACCGAAACGGGACGACCCGTGA
- the exbB gene encoding tonB-system energizer ExbB, with product MSKSLYLSMIITLFLFIPSLAFAEKAPAQDLASPLVSETQLTPPTNPLNAHDLSPMGMYHAADWVVKAVMISLVIASVLTWGVLFAKQWQLSLASKKAHRQLHALTQSDSLIEAETLCEDLQGPAQLLLSATQHELKLSAQGSASEDGIKERVQLRLERIGVSMSSNMTKGTGILATVGSVGPFVGLFGTVWGIMNAFIGIAKSQSTTLAVVAPGIAEALMATAIGLVAAIPAVIFYNHFARQIGCYKNQLADLSVAIMILVSRDLDRRTIQTEQPDAKIPLKEAV from the coding sequence ATGAGTAAATCACTTTATCTGAGCATGATCATCACCCTTTTTCTGTTCATACCTTCCCTCGCCTTTGCTGAAAAAGCGCCAGCTCAAGATCTGGCAAGCCCTCTAGTATCAGAGACTCAGTTAACCCCACCGACGAACCCACTCAATGCCCACGATCTCTCACCTATGGGTATGTATCATGCTGCTGATTGGGTTGTAAAAGCGGTGATGATCAGTTTAGTCATCGCCTCTGTATTAACTTGGGGCGTATTGTTTGCAAAGCAGTGGCAACTTTCATTGGCTTCCAAAAAAGCCCATCGCCAACTTCATGCCTTAACCCAATCCGATAGCCTAATTGAGGCAGAAACATTATGTGAAGACTTACAAGGTCCGGCTCAATTACTACTTTCTGCCACCCAGCATGAGCTGAAATTATCAGCCCAAGGATCGGCCAGCGAAGACGGAATAAAAGAACGAGTTCAACTTCGCCTAGAAAGAATTGGGGTCTCAATGAGTTCGAACATGACAAAAGGCACAGGAATTCTCGCCACGGTTGGATCAGTCGGTCCCTTTGTTGGATTGTTTGGAACCGTATGGGGAATAATGAATGCTTTCATTGGTATTGCCAAATCACAAAGTACCACGCTAGCCGTGGTTGCACCGGGTATTGCAGAAGCGTTAATGGCAACAGCGATCGGCTTAGTTGCCGCCATTCCTGCGGTGATATTCTACAATCACTTCGCGCGGCAGATAGGATGCTACAAGAATCAATTGGCTGATCTTTCCGTCGCCATAATGATATTAGTCAGCCGCGACCTTGACCGGCGGACAATACAAACTGAACAACCCGATGCAAAAATACCGCTCAAAGAGGCGGTGTAA